The Congregibacter litoralis KT71 genome contains a region encoding:
- the pnuC gene encoding nicotinamide riboside transporter PnuC codes for MNETLEALAVVLGLTYLLLAIKEKRSCWIAGAMASAIFMGIFWQAGLPMQGLLQVFYIAMAALGWWRWGRDSSTTPVHRAPWGYHGMMLACLCLLTLVTLLLRQTLTDLQAIVDTASSWAGVLATWMVAQKKLEAWIYWIVIDALTAGLYLNAGLLASSALYTVYTALAFIGWKQWRQSLRLQQRS; via the coding sequence TTGAACGAGACCCTCGAAGCACTTGCCGTTGTCCTGGGGCTGACGTATCTGCTCCTCGCCATCAAAGAGAAGCGCAGCTGCTGGATAGCGGGCGCCATGGCATCGGCAATTTTCATGGGGATCTTCTGGCAGGCGGGACTCCCCATGCAGGGGCTTCTTCAGGTCTTCTACATCGCGATGGCGGCCCTGGGCTGGTGGCGCTGGGGACGGGACAGCAGCACCACCCCGGTCCACCGGGCCCCCTGGGGCTACCACGGCATGATGCTCGCATGCCTCTGCCTGCTCACGCTTGTTACCCTGCTCCTGCGCCAGACCCTGACAGATCTTCAGGCTATCGTTGATACGGCCAGCAGCTGGGCCGGAGTACTGGCCACCTGGATGGTCGCGCAGAAGAAACTGGAGGCCTGGATCTACTGGATAGTCATCGATGCTTTAACCGCCGGGCTATATCTCAATGCCGGATTACTGGCATCATCAGCACTCTACACGGTCTACACAGCGCTGGCATTTATCGGATGGAAGCAGTGGCGACAGAGCCTGCGTCTTCAACAGCGCAGTTGA
- a CDS encoding ketopantoate reductase family protein, whose translation MTHWHILGAGAIGSFVAYRMHLHQRSYSLLHHHQDVEERVVVDGEVETALVAEPLHSLKRGSIEHLLLTTKAGQLLDALNLALPYLSPGAIIACTANGLGFEEAMRGGLSGRMLYRAISTAGAYRDAQNRVHIASLGRIRMGAADGSTEAPHWFCDSLEPLEEWRWEGDIARAIAEKFSINCVINPLTAQLRCHNGELLQGDTPGPDLVALCRESEPALRALGLWSGDPALLDTAVEICRQTALNRSSMLQDVIAGRPTEIAYLNGELLRRAEPLGLELPINHALVNALR comes from the coding sequence GTGACGCACTGGCACATTCTGGGCGCCGGTGCGATAGGCAGTTTTGTCGCTTACCGCATGCATCTGCATCAGCGTTCCTACAGCCTCCTTCACCATCACCAGGATGTGGAGGAGCGGGTTGTTGTCGACGGGGAGGTAGAGACAGCCCTGGTGGCGGAACCCCTGCATAGTCTTAAAAGGGGCAGCATTGAGCACTTGCTCCTGACCACCAAAGCCGGGCAATTGCTCGATGCGCTGAATCTGGCATTACCCTATTTATCCCCCGGGGCCATTATTGCCTGCACCGCTAATGGCCTCGGGTTTGAAGAGGCAATGAGGGGAGGCCTGTCAGGTCGAATGCTCTACCGGGCAATCAGCACTGCGGGGGCCTACCGGGATGCACAAAATCGCGTGCACATCGCCTCCCTGGGGCGTATCCGCATGGGCGCAGCCGATGGCTCCACTGAAGCGCCCCACTGGTTCTGCGACAGCCTCGAGCCCCTTGAGGAATGGCGATGGGAAGGGGATATCGCGCGCGCCATCGCCGAGAAGTTTTCCATCAACTGCGTCATCAACCCCCTCACCGCACAACTGCGCTGCCACAATGGCGAGCTCTTGCAGGGTGATACGCCCGGGCCGGATCTGGTCGCACTGTGCAGAGAAAGCGAGCCCGCATTGAGGGCGTTGGGCCTATGGTCGGGTGACCCGGCATTATTGGACACCGCCGTAGAAATCTGCCGACAGACCGCGCTGAATCGCTCGTCCATGCTGCAGGATGTTATCGCCGGCCGCCCTACGGAGATCGCCTACCTTAACGGCGAGCTTCTGCGCCGCGCAGAGCCGCTGGGGCTGGAGCTGCCTATCAATCACGCCCTGGTAAACGCGCTACGTTGA
- a CDS encoding serine/threonine-protein kinase yields the protein MIRGLSQYRLLCRLGQGGQGDVYLAFDTRLKRRVCIKLYHLSGSLSARRRAVREARHLMEVESPQTVTIYDVVSVGSQLALVMQYVQGGTLKALLATVPRLSPANALAIITDLAAALAGLRRSKLVHGDLKSANVLIDGRGRAVLSDFGASIFAGERWSVFSYESLSPEQSRGEPAALTSDFFALGLLLYRMLYGQHPFYDGETLDMQRLRAGLKHVPDLPDAPGTAEGALKALLLRLLAANPGDRPQGTFALRESLRELRSLLPAPSLTELPVHALSKDLSESPGNLRLPRKLLRPPISERFKAWLAYCWYRGSWGARGLLIGAAVLPALLLTLLWLAPGPCVAVAVPQINVGPDGRRVNAGEGELHVLLTALLKQAGGGAVVLGAGESNDSRYTLSKAGAHNQCIATRQLYLQLDCDRGRCLMQLEGRRDGTARERQLSLPQTASPIELKTALAQLLDEQRDFLLF from the coding sequence GTGATCCGGGGGCTTTCACAGTATCGACTGCTTTGCAGGCTCGGCCAGGGTGGTCAGGGTGATGTCTACCTGGCTTTTGATACCCGTCTAAAACGCCGGGTCTGTATCAAGCTTTATCATCTTTCCGGGTCCCTGAGTGCCCGGCGGCGCGCCGTTCGCGAGGCCCGCCATCTCATGGAGGTCGAAAGTCCCCAGACCGTTACTATTTACGACGTGGTGAGTGTCGGGTCGCAACTCGCCCTGGTCATGCAATACGTCCAGGGTGGGACCCTCAAGGCGTTGCTGGCTACGGTCCCCCGTCTCAGTCCTGCGAATGCCCTCGCGATCATTACCGATCTCGCAGCCGCCCTGGCGGGCCTGCGTCGCTCGAAGCTGGTTCATGGCGATCTAAAGTCGGCAAATGTACTCATTGATGGGCGGGGGCGGGCTGTCTTATCGGACTTTGGCGCATCGATTTTCGCAGGCGAGCGCTGGTCGGTTTTCAGCTATGAGTCCCTTTCTCCCGAGCAATCCCGCGGGGAGCCGGCAGCACTGACCAGCGACTTTTTTGCCCTGGGTCTCCTCCTTTATCGCATGCTTTATGGGCAGCATCCTTTTTATGACGGTGAGACTCTGGATATGCAGCGGCTCCGTGCGGGCCTGAAACATGTGCCCGATCTGCCGGACGCGCCAGGCACCGCCGAAGGGGCCCTCAAAGCATTGCTACTGCGTCTCCTCGCCGCAAATCCCGGGGATCGTCCCCAGGGGACCTTTGCGCTAAGAGAGAGCTTACGGGAGCTGCGCAGCCTCCTCCCGGCGCCCAGCCTTACCGAGCTGCCCGTGCATGCTTTGTCTAAAGATCTTTCTGAGAGCCCGGGGAATCTCCGCCTGCCTCGCAAGCTCCTGCGCCCACCGATCTCGGAGCGCTTTAAAGCCTGGCTTGCCTACTGTTGGTATCGGGGCAGCTGGGGAGCGCGGGGTCTGCTTATAGGTGCTGCTGTTTTGCCCGCACTGCTATTGACACTTCTCTGGCTCGCGCCCGGGCCCTGCGTAGCCGTCGCTGTGCCGCAAATTAATGTGGGTCCCGATGGGCGCAGAGTGAATGCGGGTGAAGGGGAGCTGCATGTGCTTCTCACAGCTCTCCTCAAGCAGGCTGGTGGAGGCGCCGTGGTGCTGGGCGCCGGGGAGAGTAACGATAGCCGCTATACCCTCAGCAAGGCGGGTGCGCACAATCAATGTATCGCCACCCGGCAGCTGTATCTGCAGCTCGACTGCGATCGAGGGCGCTGCCTCATGCAGCTTGAGGGGCGAAGAGACGGTACAGCCAGGGAGAGGCAGCTGTCCCTGCCGCAGACAGCGTCCCCCATAGAGTTAAAAACGGCTCTGGCCCAGCTTCTTGATGAGCAGCGGGATTTTCTTTTGTTTTAA
- the ampD gene encoding 1,6-anhydro-N-acetylmuramyl-L-alanine amidase AmpD, giving the protein MSQSKAWNGWLEGARHCPSPNCNVRPAPWAPDMLVVHNISLPPGRFGGDDVEALFCNTLDCSRDPSFDELRGLEVSAHFFINREGALTQFVSCHDRAWHAGVSTWGSRVNCNDFSIGIELEGTDYQAYEDMQYAMLSSLIGELRCRMPSLARGPIVGHSDIAPGRKTDPGEAFDWNRLRQGLRSGSHTIVHTQRDS; this is encoded by the coding sequence ATGTCCCAATCCAAAGCGTGGAATGGCTGGCTCGAAGGGGCCCGCCACTGCCCTTCGCCCAACTGCAATGTCCGACCCGCGCCCTGGGCGCCGGATATGCTGGTGGTGCACAATATCTCCCTGCCTCCCGGCCGTTTTGGCGGTGATGATGTGGAGGCGCTGTTTTGCAACACTCTGGATTGCTCCCGGGATCCGTCGTTTGATGAATTGCGGGGGCTGGAAGTCTCCGCACATTTTTTTATCAATCGCGAGGGTGCCCTGACCCAGTTTGTCTCCTGTCACGATCGGGCGTGGCACGCCGGCGTATCGACCTGGGGGAGCAGGGTAAACTGCAACGACTTTAGCATTGGCATAGAGCTGGAAGGTACGGATTATCAGGCCTATGAAGATATGCAGTATGCAATGCTCAGCTCTCTCATAGGAGAGCTTCGCTGTCGGATGCCGTCCCTGGCGCGGGGACCCATCGTCGGGCACAGCGATATTGCTCCGGGCAGAAAGACGGACCCGGGGGAGGCTTTTGACTGGAACCGCCTGAGGCAAGGCCTCCGTTCCGGGTCTCATACCATCGTTCACACACAAAGGGATTCTTAG
- a CDS encoding sigma 54-interacting transcriptional regulator, translating to MSNSEDGGSTRSIDSSDTGFTHTGGHRQAPLELYAVLAFHPDTSRIGAIFRASPHEKVISFGRHSPTFQPSRPGEPPDACNGSLESADALVAVNVAESTVGSTHESTGEGLGERVVSRKAFSLMRDGECWRLLRHEGSSRLRINGQELRDEATLSEDQLMSGVVLTLAQRIVLHLRLRGHVAPSDGMGELVALRGVSAAMAALRESALAAAKSRDDVLLIGPTGSGKERIARAIHALACSSGEPWVAVNMAALPTEIASAALFGARKGAYTGADSHRRGFFQEADGGTLFLDEVGDTPPALQPMLLRALQEREIQVVGGNPQRVDLRVIAAMEQDPDHLRDSFRPALRYRLGALEIRLPALAERAEDVALLAADFFRARAREADDTWDVYRGNAGPGAWARLFEEFLLYPWPGNIRECQHIVAQISNVSHDGLQVPATIRARWRRSSGDARPSEAQSQSRKSQINEPSPKRLADVSDEVFAEAWKKARYEVATIARDLGVSRPAIYRRLKTLRDCRLAADVPLGELLSALDACRGDLRSTAERLAVSRQGLQTRLRASGVAPANFTEIFEDQDSP from the coding sequence GTGAGCAATTCTGAAGACGGGGGAAGCACCCGCTCCATCGACAGTAGTGACACTGGCTTCACTCACACCGGAGGGCATCGGCAGGCGCCGTTGGAGTTGTATGCGGTCCTTGCTTTTCATCCGGACACGTCGCGCATCGGGGCGATTTTTCGTGCGTCTCCTCACGAAAAAGTCATCAGCTTTGGCCGTCATTCGCCGACGTTTCAGCCTTCCCGCCCGGGGGAACCGCCGGATGCGTGTAATGGCTCCCTCGAGAGCGCTGATGCCTTGGTAGCCGTGAATGTTGCCGAAAGCACTGTCGGGAGTACCCACGAAAGTACGGGCGAAGGTCTTGGTGAGCGAGTCGTCAGTCGCAAGGCCTTCAGCCTGATGCGGGACGGGGAGTGCTGGCGGCTGCTCCGTCATGAGGGGAGTTCCCGCTTGCGCATCAACGGGCAGGAACTGCGGGACGAAGCGACGCTTTCTGAAGATCAGTTGATGTCCGGTGTGGTTTTGACCCTTGCGCAGCGCATCGTCCTGCATCTCCGATTACGGGGACACGTTGCTCCATCCGACGGCATGGGGGAACTTGTAGCCCTGCGCGGCGTGAGCGCCGCCATGGCGGCGTTGCGTGAAAGCGCCCTGGCCGCCGCCAAGAGCCGCGACGATGTATTGCTCATCGGACCCACGGGGAGTGGTAAAGAACGCATTGCCAGAGCTATCCACGCTCTTGCCTGTTCATCGGGGGAGCCCTGGGTTGCCGTCAATATGGCTGCGCTGCCGACGGAAATTGCCAGCGCCGCGCTCTTCGGCGCGCGAAAGGGCGCCTACACGGGCGCCGACAGCCACCGGCGGGGTTTCTTCCAGGAAGCGGACGGCGGCACGCTGTTTCTTGACGAGGTGGGTGATACGCCACCTGCTTTGCAACCGATGCTCTTGCGGGCGCTGCAGGAGCGGGAAATCCAGGTGGTCGGCGGAAACCCCCAGCGTGTTGATCTGCGCGTAATCGCCGCCATGGAGCAGGATCCCGATCACTTGCGGGATAGCTTTCGCCCCGCGCTGCGTTACCGCCTCGGCGCCCTGGAGATACGCCTTCCCGCTCTGGCCGAGCGAGCCGAAGATGTCGCTCTCCTCGCAGCGGATTTTTTTCGTGCTCGCGCCCGGGAGGCGGACGATACCTGGGATGTATATCGCGGAAACGCCGGCCCGGGCGCCTGGGCGCGGCTCTTTGAGGAATTTTTGCTCTACCCCTGGCCGGGAAATATTCGTGAGTGTCAGCACATCGTGGCCCAGATCAGCAATGTGTCCCACGACGGCCTGCAGGTGCCCGCCACCATTCGTGCGCGGTGGCGGCGATCTTCCGGTGACGCAAGGCCCTCCGAGGCCCAGTCTCAAAGTCGAAAGTCCCAGATTAATGAACCTTCTCCGAAACGCCTCGCCGATGTCTCCGATGAGGTCTTTGCCGAGGCCTGGAAGAAGGCACGCTACGAGGTTGCCACCATCGCGCGAGACCTCGGTGTTTCCAGGCCGGCGATCTATCGGCGTCTAAAAACCCTCCGGGACTGCCGGCTGGCCGCGGATGTCCCTCTGGGAGAATTGCTGTCTGCCCTCGATGCCTGCCGTGGAGACCTTCGCAGCACGGCGGAGCGCCTGGCCGTGTCCCGCCAGGGACTCCAGACACGCCTGCGGGCCAGTGGTGTAGCTCCGGCGAACTTCACGGAAATATTTGAGGATCAGGACTCCCCCTAA
- a CDS encoding phosphotransferase has product MATEPASSTAQLIDDLCGNFAVWAPELAAPPTPGAVLAGGCNHYLQILESPRQVWVARIARNALRTSEQRTLEASVHSEAAGAGIAPEVRYCDPRRGITIMEYLEPDDSDAESPEEIAKLFGKIHALPLQGEVLHSPDAFRRCRKDAAGDTALETLLQHGAEAIDRAVKFLEDHESSDLKMCHNDLLGANRLRSRGHLFALDWEYAASGDPFFDLAVCASQMTSNNARALLKAYLQREPMDEEKQRFAAQSLLYACVEACWYSANAAHGPETQASLDRLATHSHGDALL; this is encoded by the coding sequence GTGGCGACAGAGCCTGCGTCTTCAACAGCGCAGTTGATTGACGATTTGTGCGGAAACTTTGCCGTCTGGGCACCGGAGTTGGCCGCTCCACCCACGCCCGGCGCGGTGCTTGCCGGCGGCTGTAACCACTATCTCCAGATTCTCGAGAGCCCAAGGCAAGTTTGGGTCGCCCGTATCGCCAGGAACGCTCTGCGCACCAGCGAACAAAGAACATTGGAAGCCAGCGTTCACAGTGAGGCGGCTGGAGCGGGCATCGCACCCGAGGTGCGTTACTGCGACCCCCGCCGGGGCATTACGATCATGGAGTACCTCGAGCCAGACGATAGCGATGCCGAATCCCCCGAAGAGATCGCGAAACTCTTCGGAAAAATCCATGCCCTCCCCCTTCAAGGGGAGGTGCTGCACTCGCCCGACGCTTTTCGTCGCTGCCGTAAAGACGCCGCAGGTGACACCGCTCTGGAAACCTTGTTACAGCACGGCGCAGAAGCGATCGACCGCGCCGTGAAGTTTCTTGAGGACCATGAGAGTTCAGACCTCAAAATGTGTCACAACGATCTACTCGGGGCTAACCGTCTTCGCAGCCGGGGCCATCTTTTCGCTCTGGATTGGGAGTATGCAGCAAGCGGTGATCCCTTTTTTGATCTTGCGGTATGCGCGTCGCAGATGACCAGCAACAATGCCCGGGCACTTTTGAAGGCCTACCTCCAGCGCGAACCCATGGACGAAGAAAAACAACGCTTTGCGGCCCAGAGCCTGCTCTACGCCTGCGTAGAGGCCTGTTGGTATAGCGCCAACGCTGCCCATGGCCCCGAGACCCAGGCGTCGCTTGATCGCCTCGCGACGCATTCCCATGGGGATGCTTTGTTGTGA
- the ampE gene encoding regulatory signaling modulator protein AmpE, protein MTFLAMIIALSLHQVIQPDSFLQRDTWLLQWNRWATGRIVSPAVRVAITLIAVTLVVVWALATIDDWLFGLLELLATAGLFVWSLGRADFHTALERFEARAATDPLAATAALEALWAPIHEPESHEPGPMERLVYSGYARWFAPLFYFALGGVLAAVLYRVVSVLAEREQPPSAYTQLLRWADWAPSRVLGLTFALTGDFMAVSKRAPLKHFADATPASQLLQELAGVACNHGESARELGNILYRSAGLWLVFLSVVLIFG, encoded by the coding sequence ATGACCTTTCTTGCCATGATCATTGCCCTGTCCCTCCATCAGGTCATCCAGCCTGATAGTTTTCTTCAGCGGGATACCTGGCTGCTGCAGTGGAATCGCTGGGCCACGGGCCGCATTGTCAGCCCGGCGGTGCGGGTCGCGATCACTCTTATAGCCGTCACCCTGGTTGTAGTCTGGGCGTTGGCGACCATCGATGACTGGCTCTTTGGTTTGCTGGAACTCCTGGCCACGGCGGGACTGTTTGTGTGGAGCCTGGGGCGAGCGGATTTTCATACCGCTCTGGAGCGCTTTGAGGCTCGCGCCGCCACGGATCCGCTGGCCGCTACCGCTGCCCTGGAGGCCTTGTGGGCGCCAATCCATGAGCCCGAATCTCATGAACCCGGACCCATGGAGCGCTTGGTTTACAGCGGCTATGCCCGTTGGTTTGCTCCGCTGTTCTATTTTGCCCTCGGGGGAGTGCTTGCGGCGGTGTTGTATCGCGTTGTCTCGGTTCTTGCGGAGAGAGAACAGCCGCCATCGGCATACACGCAGCTATTGCGCTGGGCTGACTGGGCTCCCTCGCGCGTTCTGGGTCTGACCTTTGCCTTGACTGGCGATTTCATGGCGGTGAGCAAACGCGCACCACTCAAACATTTCGCGGACGCTACACCCGCATCCCAGCTCCTTCAGGAGTTGGCAGGCGTGGCCTGCAATCACGGCGAGAGCGCGCGGGAACTCGGAAATATTCTTTACCGCAGCGCGGGTCTCTGGCTGGTGTTTTTGTCGGTGGTGCTCATCTTCGGCTGA